The Lysobacter enzymogenes genome window below encodes:
- the glmS gene encoding glutamine--fructose-6-phosphate transaminase (isomerizing) encodes MCGIVGAIADRDVVPVLIEGLKRLEYRGYDSAGIAVFDGQSLRRVRRTGRVAEMESAAQSERFSAQVGIGHTRWATHGGVTEANAHPHISFGELAVVHNGIIENHDEQRERLRAAGYAFESQTDTEVIAHLIHSHLQQGHDLLAAVQAAVRELVGAYAIAVVSLKEPGRLIAARMGCPLLVGLGEGENFVASDVSAIVQATRRVIFLEEGDTAEVTRAAVRVFDAHGAAIEREVHLSDVSLASLELGPYRHFMQKEIHEQPRAIADTIEAVMDNNGFSAELFGADAAAVLADVEGVQILACGTSYYAGLTARYWIEAIAGLPCQVEIASEYRYRAAVANPKQLIVTISQSGETLDTMEALKYAKSLGHDKTLSICNVPESAIPRASKLVYYTRAGAEIGVASTKAFTTQLVALFTLTATLAKLRGALSAEQEAEYVDALRHLPGSVQHALNLEPQVAGWAERFAPKHHALFLGRGVHYPIALEGALKLKEISYIHAEAYPAGELKHGPLALVDAAMPVVVIAPNDKLLEKVKSNIQEVRARGGEMFVFADLDSHFGESEQVHVIRTPRHVGVLSPVVHAIPVQLLAYHAALARGTDVDKPRNLAKAVTVE; translated from the coding sequence ATGTGTGGAATCGTAGGCGCGATCGCCGATCGCGATGTGGTGCCGGTTCTGATCGAAGGCTTGAAGCGATTGGAGTACCGCGGTTACGACTCGGCCGGCATCGCCGTGTTCGACGGACAGTCGCTGCGCCGGGTGCGGCGCACCGGGCGCGTGGCGGAGATGGAATCGGCGGCGCAGTCGGAACGCTTCAGCGCGCAGGTCGGCATCGGCCACACCCGTTGGGCCACGCATGGCGGCGTGACCGAGGCCAATGCGCATCCGCACATCAGCTTCGGCGAACTGGCGGTGGTGCACAACGGCATCATCGAGAACCACGACGAGCAGCGCGAGCGTCTGCGCGCGGCTGGGTATGCGTTCGAATCGCAGACCGACACCGAAGTCATCGCTCACCTGATCCATTCGCATCTCCAACAAGGTCACGACCTGCTGGCGGCGGTGCAGGCGGCGGTGCGCGAGCTGGTCGGCGCGTACGCGATCGCGGTGGTGAGCCTGAAGGAGCCCGGCCGCTTGATCGCCGCGCGCATGGGCTGCCCGCTGCTGGTCGGCCTCGGCGAGGGCGAGAACTTCGTCGCCAGCGACGTGTCGGCGATCGTGCAGGCCACGCGCCGGGTGATCTTCCTGGAAGAAGGCGACACCGCCGAAGTCACCCGCGCCGCGGTGCGGGTGTTCGACGCGCACGGCGCGGCGATCGAGCGCGAGGTGCATCTTTCGGACGTGTCGCTGGCGTCGCTGGAGCTGGGCCCGTACCGGCACTTCATGCAGAAGGAAATCCACGAGCAGCCGCGCGCGATCGCCGACACGATCGAGGCGGTGATGGACAACAACGGCTTCAGCGCCGAATTGTTCGGCGCCGATGCGGCAGCGGTGCTGGCCGACGTCGAAGGCGTGCAGATCCTGGCCTGCGGCACCAGCTATTACGCCGGCCTGACCGCGCGCTACTGGATCGAAGCCATCGCCGGGCTGCCGTGCCAGGTCGAGATCGCCAGCGAATACCGCTACCGCGCGGCGGTGGCGAACCCGAAGCAGCTGATCGTGACGATTTCGCAGTCGGGCGAAACCCTCGACACGATGGAAGCGCTGAAGTACGCCAAATCGCTCGGCCACGACAAGACCCTGTCGATCTGCAACGTGCCCGAGAGCGCGATCCCGCGCGCGAGCAAGCTGGTGTACTACACCCGCGCCGGCGCCGAGATCGGCGTGGCCTCGACCAAGGCGTTCACGACCCAGCTGGTCGCGCTGTTCACCCTGACCGCGACCCTGGCCAAGCTGCGCGGCGCGCTGAGCGCGGAACAAGAAGCCGAGTACGTCGACGCGCTGCGCCACCTGCCGGGCAGCGTGCAGCACGCGCTGAACCTGGAGCCGCAGGTGGCCGGCTGGGCCGAGCGCTTCGCGCCGAAGCACCACGCGCTGTTCCTGGGCCGCGGCGTGCATTACCCGATCGCGCTGGAAGGCGCGCTCAAGCTCAAGGAAATCTCGTACATCCACGCCGAAGCGTATCCGGCCGGCGAGCTCAAGCACGGCCCGCTGGCGCTGGTGGACGCGGCGATGCCGGTGGTGGTGATCGCGCCGAACGACAAGCTGCTGGAGAAGGTGAAGTCGAACATCCAGGAAGTGCGCGCGCGCGGCGGCGAGATGTTCGTGTTCGCCGACCTGGACAGCCACTTCGGCGAATCCGAGCAGGTGCACGTGATCCGCACGCCGCGCCACGTCGGCGTGCTGTCGCCGGTGGTGCATGCGATTCCGGTGCAGCTGCTGGCGTATCACGCGGCGTTGGCGCGCGGGACGGATGTCGACAAGCCGCGCAATCTGGCCAAGGCGGTGACGGTGGAGTAG